The proteins below come from a single Thermopolyspora flexuosa genomic window:
- a CDS encoding response regulator transcription factor → MRVLVVESEPALANRIAGSLRGSDMAVEVVPDGEEALRRLARSGYDVIVLDADPPAAREQEIVGRLARQPVRGRLLMLTPAGDVMARIEALSQGADDCLAKPVALPELVARVRALGRRR, encoded by the coding sequence ATGCGCGTGCTTGTCGTCGAGAGCGAGCCGGCTCTCGCGAACCGGATCGCCGGTTCCTTACGCGGCAGCGACATGGCCGTCGAGGTGGTGCCGGACGGGGAGGAGGCACTGCGGCGGCTGGCGCGGTCCGGGTACGACGTGATCGTCCTCGACGCGGACCCGCCGGCCGCCCGCGAGCAGGAGATCGTCGGCCGGCTCGCCCGGCAGCCCGTGCGGGGGCGGCTGCTCATGCTCACCCCGGCGGGGGACGTGATGGCCCGGATCGAGGCGCTCTCCCAGGGCGCCGACGACTGCCTCGCCAAGCCGGTCGCGCTCCCCGAGCTGGTGGCGCGGGTACGGGCGCTCGGGCGGCGCCGCTGA